One part of the Pyrinomonadaceae bacterium genome encodes these proteins:
- a CDS encoding cellulase family glycosylhydrolase yields the protein MRAAHLLLSLCLLSLSCTHRAAERCADSWQPQPPSQTFPRGFGVNIHFTDPEPGEIKMIADAGFRWVRMDFKWDLTEQVRGRYDFSPYERLTKALDEHGIRALFILDYGNPLYDNGAPPRTEAARRAFAQWAVAVAKHFSGRGIIWELYNEPNHQLFWPPKPNVNEYIALAQVVGRAWKAEVPGEMLIGPATSAIDSEFLEACFKGGLLNYWNGVSVHPYRQTNPESVADEYCVLRHTVARYRTPSTSREMPIVSGEWGYSSVWRGMNEQIQGELLARQFLTNVANGIPISIWYDWRDDGPDPREPEHHFGLVHHRHFPARTPLYDPKPAYHAARTLNTFLNGYTFEKRINVGSDSDYVLLFKSAGDYRIAAWTSSPVTHRVTLPGMTGAFMATTFTGAATREPVSSTQGVTLEISSAPIYLTARK from the coding sequence ATGCGCGCCGCACATCTCCTTCTTTCACTCTGCCTTTTATCTCTATCGTGTACCCACCGTGCGGCTGAACGCTGCGCTGATTCCTGGCAGCCTCAACCGCCGTCACAAACATTTCCGCGTGGCTTCGGAGTCAACATTCATTTCACCGATCCCGAGCCTGGCGAAATCAAAATGATTGCGGACGCCGGCTTTCGTTGGGTCCGCATGGACTTCAAATGGGATCTAACCGAACAGGTGCGCGGCCGCTATGATTTCTCTCCGTATGAACGATTGACGAAGGCGCTTGACGAGCATGGCATTCGCGCGCTTTTCATTCTCGACTATGGAAACCCGCTTTACGACAATGGGGCGCCACCGCGAACCGAGGCTGCGCGCCGGGCATTTGCGCAATGGGCCGTTGCGGTCGCTAAACACTTTTCCGGACGCGGAATAATTTGGGAACTCTATAACGAACCGAACCATCAGCTCTTTTGGCCGCCAAAACCAAATGTGAATGAGTACATCGCGCTGGCCCAAGTGGTGGGGCGCGCGTGGAAAGCCGAAGTGCCAGGTGAAATGCTGATTGGCCCAGCAACGTCGGCCATTGATTCGGAGTTCCTTGAAGCCTGCTTCAAAGGAGGCTTGCTCAATTACTGGAACGGCGTTTCCGTGCATCCTTATCGTCAGACAAATCCGGAAAGTGTTGCTGACGAATATTGTGTGTTGCGGCACACGGTCGCGCGTTACCGGACGCCTTCGACCAGTCGCGAGATGCCGATCGTCTCAGGAGAGTGGGGTTACTCATCCGTTTGGCGCGGTATGAATGAACAGATTCAAGGCGAGCTGCTCGCGCGCCAATTTCTCACGAACGTTGCCAACGGGATTCCCATTTCAATCTGGTATGACTGGCGTGACGACGGACCGGATCCCCGTGAGCCGGAGCATCACTTCGGGCTGGTGCACCATCGACACTTTCCCGCTCGCACGCCGCTTTACGATCCGAAACCTGCGTATCACGCCGCCCGGACACTGAACACATTCTTGAACGGCTACACTTTCGAAAAACGCATTAATGTCGGCAGTGACAGTGATTACGTTCTGCTGTTCAAAAGCGCCGGCGACTACCGCATCGCGGCGTGGACATCTTCACCAGTCACCCATCGCGTGACCTTGCCGGGAATGACCGGCGCGTTCATGGCAACTACTTTTACTGGTGCAGCGACCCGCGAACCCGTCTCCAGCACACAAGGCGTGACTCTCGAAATCTCCAGCGCACCGATTTACCTCACGGCTCGCAAGTAA
- a CDS encoding 4'-phosphopantetheinyl transferase superfamily protein, whose amino-acid sequence MRTLTTADVFIQSLNAPVQVGDAADVCAISEQEVHVWTVNLTRVPVLDEVLSHDEHERAEQLNSEDERRRFKAARSALRTILSRYIELPASSFIFGQTEFGKPFVVNSEADGLLFNLSRSGDVVTIAVTRNREVGIDVESVRHESDSMDIAEQCFSVAEIYTLTGLDQDARTAAFFNCWTRKEAYTKARGEGRSVPWVQFDMSVAPGVKAAMLNNRIDKEELARWVFQDLRLPPGYTGTLVFESLRTQPRLSCFAFGW is encoded by the coding sequence ATGCGAACCTTAACGACCGCGGATGTTTTCATTCAATCGCTCAACGCGCCCGTCCAGGTTGGAGACGCTGCTGATGTCTGCGCAATTTCCGAGCAGGAAGTGCACGTCTGGACAGTCAATCTCACACGCGTACCCGTGCTCGACGAAGTCCTTTCTCACGACGAACACGAGCGCGCCGAGCAACTAAATTCTGAAGATGAGCGGCGGCGTTTTAAGGCTGCTCGATCTGCTCTGAGAACGATTCTCAGCCGTTACATTGAGCTACCGGCGTCATCATTTATCTTCGGACAGACAGAGTTTGGAAAGCCGTTTGTTGTTAATTCCGAAGCGGATGGGTTGCTGTTTAATCTGTCACGGTCGGGCGATGTGGTGACGATCGCCGTCACGCGGAATCGCGAAGTGGGAATTGACGTCGAATCGGTGCGACACGAATCCGATTCGATGGACATCGCCGAACAGTGTTTTTCGGTGGCGGAAATTTACACGTTGACGGGCTTGGATCAAGACGCGCGGACGGCTGCCTTCTTCAACTGCTGGACACGCAAAGAGGCGTATACAAAAGCGCGCGGGGAAGGGCGCTCAGTGCCGTGGGTCCAATTCGACATGTCGGTAGCGCCGGGCGTCAAGGCCGCCATGTTAAATAACCGTATCGATAAAGAAGAGTTGGCGCGCTGGGTGTTTCAGGACTTGCGCCTTCCACCGGGCTATACCGGCACTCTTGTCTTTGAATCTCTGCGGACACAGCCGCGGCTCTCTTGCTTCGCATTCGGCTGGTAA
- a CDS encoding glycosyltransferase, protein MSRIALVHDYFVQMGGAERVAEAMHESFPSAPMYTTVALPQNLPHRLRLADIRTSPLQHLPAIERRFRHYFMLYPFAVEGFDLSQYDLIFSSSSGYAKGVRRRRNAIHVCYCHTPMRWVWRYDDYVARERFGKLSRGLLPLMLWPLKKWDLRASQQPNYYIANSRLVADRIKKIYGREAHVIPPPIDVNRFHMSNEIDDYYLVLSRLMPYKRIDLAIEACKRMNRRLIVIGDGPDRNRLEKLADDRIEFLGRQPDKIVNYYAARCRALLFPGEEDFGMAPLEANAAGRPVIAYRAGGAVETVEEDVTGVFFDQANSVSLAEAIEKFEGLRFDQYTLRRHAEKFDRTVFSFRVLQFLGSVAPSSCSPELITGARLLSENISRRVWPRLALVG, encoded by the coding sequence TTGTCGAGAATAGCACTCGTACACGATTACTTTGTTCAAATGGGCGGTGCCGAGCGCGTGGCCGAGGCCATGCACGAATCATTTCCGTCAGCTCCGATGTATACCACCGTGGCACTCCCGCAGAACCTGCCGCACCGACTGCGCCTCGCTGACATCCGCACATCACCGCTTCAACACTTGCCGGCGATCGAGCGTCGCTTTCGTCATTACTTCATGCTTTACCCGTTCGCGGTCGAGGGCTTTGACCTATCGCAATATGACCTGATCTTCAGCAGCAGCTCAGGCTATGCGAAAGGCGTGCGCCGGCGTCGCAATGCGATTCATGTTTGCTATTGCCACACTCCGATGCGTTGGGTATGGCGATACGACGATTACGTAGCGCGCGAGCGGTTCGGAAAACTTTCGCGCGGGCTACTGCCGTTGATGCTTTGGCCGTTGAAGAAGTGGGATCTGCGCGCCTCGCAACAGCCGAATTACTACATCGCAAATTCGCGTTTGGTCGCCGATCGCATCAAGAAGATTTACGGACGTGAAGCCCACGTCATCCCGCCGCCAATCGATGTGAATCGATTTCACATGTCGAATGAGATTGACGACTACTATCTGGTCTTGTCGCGCTTGATGCCTTACAAGCGCATCGACCTTGCAATCGAAGCGTGCAAGCGCATGAACCGGCGACTGATCGTGATCGGCGATGGGCCCGACCGCAATCGGTTGGAAAAGCTCGCGGATGATCGCATTGAATTCCTCGGGCGGCAACCCGACAAAATCGTGAATTACTATGCCGCGCGCTGTCGCGCGCTGCTGTTTCCGGGGGAAGAAGATTTCGGCATGGCGCCTTTGGAAGCGAATGCCGCCGGACGACCCGTCATCGCGTATCGAGCCGGCGGCGCGGTGGAAACCGTCGAGGAAGATGTGACCGGCGTCTTTTTCGATCAGGCAAACAGTGTTTCGCTCGCCGAAGCGATCGAGAAGTTTGAAGGGCTGCGGTTTGATCAGTACACGCTGCGAAGACATGCGGAGAAATTCGACCGCACAGTGTTCTCATTCCGCGTGTTGCAATTTCTGGGCTCGGTCGCACCGAGTTCCTGTTCGCCAGAACTGATTACCGGCGCGCGTTTGCTTTCGGAGAACATTTCGAGACGCGTTTGGCCGCGTCTCGCATTGGTTGGATAG
- a CDS encoding glycosyltransferase family 4 protein, whose translation MKILFYNHTGKVSGAERVLLTILTRLDRERFQPLLVCPADGPLKAMAEDINVRTLVSEPLKARFTWRPERLIQYLISLIQIVREVRATIRAESPDVVHANSIRAGLVVSAATTGMRMPIIWHVHDLLPRHPLSSGIRLFAALTNRNRIVAVSEAVARRFRGRVLTLFTRRVPIFTIHNGIELQKFDPNRSHRESIRRSLGADANALLIAIVGQLTPRKGQLELVRAFAEISGDFSQARLLIIGDPIFNSDREYRDLIHSETQELGLSDRIQLLGARDDVPELLQAFDLSVVNSRAEPFGLTVVEAMASCTCVLATAVDGIQEIVEHRQTGWLVPPNDHDELVAALGRLLSDATLRSQLAKKALAEVHQRFSADRLMNQFEALYRQMIDRNKLPAEIKLLVTSRT comes from the coding sequence GTGAAAATTCTTTTTTACAACCATACCGGCAAAGTCAGCGGCGCTGAGCGTGTGCTGCTGACGATTCTCACCCGGCTTGACCGCGAACGCTTTCAGCCTTTGCTCGTATGCCCGGCAGATGGGCCACTCAAAGCCATGGCTGAAGACATCAACGTGAGAACGCTAGTGAGCGAGCCACTGAAGGCACGCTTCACGTGGCGGCCTGAAAGATTAATCCAGTATCTGATTTCACTCATTCAAATTGTGCGCGAAGTCCGGGCCACAATCAGAGCTGAAAGTCCCGACGTCGTGCACGCCAACAGCATACGCGCGGGCCTGGTCGTGAGCGCAGCCACCACGGGAATGCGCATGCCGATCATCTGGCATGTTCATGATTTGCTCCCGCGGCATCCTCTCAGCAGTGGGATTCGCTTGTTTGCCGCTTTGACGAACCGCAACCGTATCGTGGCCGTTTCCGAAGCAGTCGCCCGTCGCTTTCGTGGGCGCGTCCTGACGCTCTTCACCCGCCGCGTGCCGATTTTTACAATTCACAATGGCATTGAGCTTCAGAAGTTTGATCCGAATCGAAGTCACCGTGAGTCAATTCGTCGCTCGCTCGGCGCTGATGCGAATGCGCTGCTAATCGCAATCGTCGGTCAGTTAACGCCGCGCAAAGGCCAACTTGAATTGGTTCGGGCATTCGCCGAGATCTCGGGGGATTTTTCCCAGGCTCGGCTGCTGATCATTGGCGACCCTATATTTAACAGTGACCGCGAATACCGCGATCTAATTCACTCCGAAACACAGGAACTCGGGTTGTCAGATCGCATTCAGCTGCTTGGCGCGCGCGACGACGTTCCCGAACTCTTGCAGGCTTTTGACTTGTCGGTCGTCAATTCGCGCGCGGAACCTTTCGGCCTTACCGTGGTTGAGGCCATGGCTAGTTGCACGTGCGTCCTGGCAACCGCAGTGGACGGTATTCAGGAAATCGTTGAGCACCGCCAAACCGGCTGGCTTGTGCCCCCGAATGATCACGATGAATTGGTGGCTGCTTTGGGCAGACTCTTAAGCGACGCGACACTGCGCTCGCAGCTCGCAAAAAAGGCGCTGGCAGAAGTCCACCAGCGGTTTTCGGCCGATCGATTAATGAACCAATTTGAGGCTCTGTATCGACAAATGATTGATCGCAACAAGCTGCCGGCTGAAATAAAACTGCTTGTAACTTCGCGTACTTAG
- a CDS encoding oligosaccharide flippase family protein: protein MILKNTRLILIADALSILFSVVSSLVGARALGPAGRGDLLIVVLWPPFIAMFAAVGMPTAYRYWIAKEPERASALFSNAVIYTALVGTVCIGIADLVIPYLVGERTPEVMTLLRIYQINIPAALFLDLMRGMLEGTRRFGWAGAARAIFFGVQAFGFAVLWFAGHLTVTTAMISMITAQTVAMGVASVGVWRQFRPRWEPSWPDFKRTMNYGARDYMGNLADFTTLRLDQLMLGAMASNVAIGLYVMAVRLSEVTNLAGGAIASALMPEVAAASTQEAAEALWATSLRMSVYIQTLVLIPLWMGAPYALKFLFGEEFVPATSALRWLLLAAAVWSWGSVVISGLRGFGYPGLSTTARFLAAVVTAVLLLILLPRLGITGAAIASFVGYTVMFVVALISFMKKRRLKFWASLRPQRQDFLIANWRSVRAFLFESA, encoded by the coding sequence GTGATTTTAAAAAACACACGACTAATTTTAATTGCCGATGCTCTGAGCATTCTTTTTAGCGTCGTATCCAGCCTGGTCGGCGCGCGAGCACTCGGCCCTGCCGGGCGCGGCGATTTGTTAATCGTAGTGCTGTGGCCGCCATTCATCGCGATGTTTGCCGCAGTGGGAATGCCGACAGCTTATCGCTACTGGATCGCTAAAGAGCCGGAACGCGCCTCGGCCTTGTTTTCGAATGCGGTTATTTACACCGCCCTCGTCGGCACAGTCTGTATCGGTATCGCCGACCTTGTTATTCCATACCTCGTTGGTGAGCGGACCCCTGAGGTAATGACTCTGTTGCGCATCTATCAAATCAATATTCCGGCCGCGCTCTTCCTGGATTTGATGCGCGGGATGCTGGAAGGCACGCGCCGCTTCGGTTGGGCCGGGGCTGCGCGCGCGATTTTCTTTGGCGTGCAGGCATTCGGTTTCGCGGTGCTTTGGTTTGCCGGCCACCTCACGGTTACGACCGCAATGATCTCGATGATTACCGCGCAAACGGTTGCCATGGGCGTGGCGTCGGTTGGCGTGTGGCGGCAGTTTCGACCGCGTTGGGAGCCAAGTTGGCCGGACTTCAAGCGCACGATGAACTATGGCGCGCGCGACTACATGGGTAACCTCGCCGACTTTACCACGCTGCGTTTGGATCAATTGATGCTTGGCGCGATGGCTTCAAACGTGGCGATTGGCCTGTACGTAATGGCCGTTCGCCTTTCCGAAGTAACGAATCTCGCCGGTGGCGCAATTGCGTCCGCCCTCATGCCGGAAGTTGCTGCCGCGAGCACTCAAGAAGCAGCCGAAGCCTTGTGGGCGACCAGCCTCCGCATGTCGGTTTACATCCAGACTCTCGTGCTCATCCCGTTGTGGATGGGTGCACCATACGCCCTGAAGTTCCTGTTTGGTGAAGAGTTCGTGCCGGCAACGTCGGCGCTTCGCTGGTTATTGTTGGCCGCCGCGGTTTGGAGTTGGGGTTCGGTAGTGATCAGCGGCTTGCGAGGTTTTGGATATCCCGGCTTAAGCACTACGGCGCGTTTTCTTGCGGCAGTCGTGACGGCCGTATTGTTGCTGATTCTGCTTCCGCGACTGGGCATCACCGGCGCCGCGATAGCTTCGTTTGTCGGATACACCGTAATGTTTGTGGTGGCGCTGATAAGTTTCATGAAGAAGCGCCGGCTCAAATTCTGGGCCTCCCTGCGTCCTCAACGCCAGGACTTTCTGATTGCCAACTGGAGATCGGTGCGCGCCTTCCTTTTTGAAAGCGCGTGA
- a CDS encoding peptidoglycan bridge formation glycyltransferase FemA/FemB family protein yields the protein MSKSEHINWKLITDDEARRWWDAKLEGFADCSPYQAFGWGNYRRSLGWHPCRFAAFDGAGEVVAMMQAAMKRRFGVGLLWSEGGPVGDLSVCDERLQSAIKEATGLRLVYCRFRCDRKRAIEDVLQLNTQGWSVPWAPMFSNYSMLMDLSMSEESLLAACNVKWRQNLRRADKQNLTIREWPDATAEQVQSVYLSMQAVKGLEEQHSLEEITQVLENLRDRLVLYRCDDERGELISLSGSFLIGNRAGNWFAATSENGRKVRASYKVFWAMIQHCKNAGVRYYDLAGIDPVQNPGGYQFKKGSGATHLEYLGEWDWASHAFFRWFGNWAIARRSSLTSTKKTAGKSGNEKSASLPQLASPVASNLGLPESAN from the coding sequence ATGAGCAAGAGTGAACACATCAACTGGAAGCTGATCACAGACGACGAAGCGCGTCGCTGGTGGGACGCGAAGCTGGAGGGCTTCGCCGATTGCTCGCCTTATCAAGCCTTCGGCTGGGGCAATTACCGCCGGTCGCTCGGTTGGCATCCTTGCCGGTTTGCCGCGTTCGACGGAGCAGGCGAGGTCGTCGCGATGATGCAGGCAGCGATGAAACGGCGTTTTGGCGTTGGCCTGTTGTGGAGCGAAGGCGGTCCGGTAGGTGATCTCTCAGTTTGCGATGAACGTCTTCAGTCCGCAATTAAGGAAGCCACCGGATTGAGGCTGGTGTATTGCCGATTTCGGTGTGATCGCAAGCGCGCTATCGAAGATGTGCTTCAGCTTAATACCCAAGGTTGGAGCGTCCCCTGGGCGCCAATGTTTTCGAACTACTCAATGTTGATGGATCTGTCGATGAGCGAAGAGAGTTTGCTGGCGGCATGCAACGTCAAGTGGCGACAGAACCTTCGTCGTGCGGACAAACAGAACCTGACGATTAGAGAATGGCCGGACGCCACAGCCGAGCAAGTCCAGTCCGTGTACCTGTCCATGCAGGCGGTGAAAGGACTGGAAGAACAACATTCACTCGAGGAAATCACTCAGGTGCTCGAGAATCTTCGCGACCGACTCGTGCTTTATCGCTGTGACGATGAGCGCGGGGAACTAATCAGCCTGAGTGGTTCGTTCCTGATCGGAAACCGGGCCGGCAACTGGTTTGCAGCGACGAGTGAAAACGGCCGGAAGGTTCGAGCTTCTTATAAAGTGTTTTGGGCAATGATTCAGCACTGTAAGAACGCCGGTGTCCGTTACTACGACTTGGCCGGCATCGATCCCGTGCAAAATCCTGGAGGCTACCAATTTAAGAAAGGGAGCGGCGCAACCCACCTGGAGTACTTAGGCGAGTGGGATTGGGCCAGTCATGCGTTCTTCCGTTGGTTTGGCAACTGGGCTATTGCGCGGCGCAGTAGCCTCACGAGCACTAAGAAGACGGCAGGAAAATCGGGTAACGAAAAATCAGCGAGCCTACCGCAGCTTGCTTCACCCGTTGCCTCGAATCTCGGTCTTCCGGAATCAGCGAATTAA